One Ctenopharyngodon idella isolate HZGC_01 chromosome 3, HZGC01, whole genome shotgun sequence genomic window, AAATCTTGTGGGAAATAATACACCACCcatgtatttataaatactgAGGAATCTGACATATTATTCGTTCACCTACTGCTTTTTACCTACTTTATAGTAGGGAAATATGTGGATTCGAACGCAGCCCATGAGAGGACACCATTAGGACGCCTCCTGTTGGCAAGCTACCACTGATTTTGCTGTTTAACATCCAGCCTTAAGCCAATTTTAAGCTAcaaagttaatatttaaagtatttataaatttatgttCGAAGAATGTTGTTCAAATGTTTTctggtaacattataaaaacatttatcaaaTACTAATGACAATATGTAGTGATTTCCTGAACACTGTTTTGAAAGTGTTTAATTCTAACACTTGTATAACCTTTCCATTAATTTAAGAGAAAAGTTAGGAACAGCTAGCTACAAAACAGGCTACAAAACTTGTTGtgaaatgttctcaaaatgttcttttaaaacaGCACACACAGTCTTATTCATTTGAAGTTAGTTGTCATTCTAATGTTTTTCTCCTAACATTGaggaaatttaaaaaatcttctacaatgtataaataatgtttgtgtgGTAACCTTTACATAACACTGAACAAACGGTCTAttatgttactggaagaacttTTCAGAACATTAGACAAAGTtatgagaatgttccctgtgtAGCCCCTCTAGTTCGCACCTGCCCGCTCCAAGCGGGACGTGAACCCGGGCCCGTCAGCATGGAAggtgggcgctctaacaagAAGGCTGAAGACCGCTGTCTCCAGCGTCAGTCACTAGAACAcctcttgagttcaggggaGTGAGATTTACACACCCCCTACTAGCTTACGCCTGTTAACCGGGAAGATCCAGACCTACAGGAGTAACATTTACTGACTACTGAACGCTAAGATCCTCAGAGAGGGATAACAACTAAAGAATGgaaagagtgtgtgagtgaaggtggttgtgaatgtgtgtagatGTGTGTTAGTTACAGGATCAGAGAATGACACCGTTCCTCTGTCATAGTCCAGATACACTCTAACACGATCAAGCTTTTGTTTAATACGAGAGCCAAATGGTTCAGACAGTCCTTCCTGTTCATACTCCACACTCCAGACATCAGTGTTAAAGCAACGACGCCCCTTCCTTTGGTTTGATGCTGTAGTTACTCCAAGAATCCAGCAGAAACTCTCTTTAACCTCCACATCCCAGCAGTGTGTTCCTGAGTTAAACCCCTCTGAACCCAGAACACAGGGATACCAGTCGAATCTCTCTGGATTATCAGGAACAAGTTGATTGATCCTGCTGTTTCTCACACTGGTCAGATCATCAGACAGGACAAGATCTGGATGagctgtgtttggatccagaaTCAAAGGAGCTGATGAGACACAATCAACagatgctatttatttatttatctgtttgtGACATGAAGAACCTTTAGATCTCTCCACCCTCCATCATTTCCACTGTATGTGTGAGAGctctggggcctcatttataaccGTTGCGTACGCACAAAACAGGCCCTGAAAGAGGCGTACGCCAGTTCCTACGCATAAGTTgtgatttataaaaacaaacctgACGGGAAAATTTGCGCACCTCCACGCAAACTCTGACCCATGCGTATGAACATTTTGGAGACAGAGCAGTTTGGCGACACCGAAGGTGAGCTGAAGGACTCACGGCAGATGAAGGAAAACCACTTTAAATCCTCATTTTGAGTCCGAATCATAAATACAGTGCATGTTCACTATAACagtttacataaataaaataatgatttaaactCGTGTAtttgatatacacatttacattaatattacactTTCACTAATGGCGATAAGCATTGAAATTACATTACACAGAAGTTAAACAAAACTGATATGAATTTAGATAGTAGATGTGCTACTTTCGATCACTTTTTCTGTGACATGCTGTTTTAATGACAGCGAGGAGCGCTAGGAGCACAATAATTCCTCTTTAAACTAAACTGCAGATGTTATGACCAAATATTTTAGTGAGAACAATGATCAGTGATGCTCTTAACTTCGATATTATGGAAGACACTGCTGGATTTGGTGGTCGAACGGTCCATTGTCCAGTTTGAATAGGTCCAATGATAATAGCTTACTGTACAACCGCAGCTGCAGGAGGTGCTGATGTCGCGTGAAGGCATCTTCAAACAATTACCACTGTATTTGAAAGATACAACTTGAAGAAAACGGTAAGATTTGCGtatttcctttttaaaatactttgtcaGTGACGCGCCGAGACAGACAATTGTATTTACACTGCAATAAATAAGTAGGCCTATCTGTTTCCACTAAAAACAGCCTAAACATCCTAAAGGATATGTTCAACTTATCAGTAAAACTGCAAtatatttattctaaaacatAAAGAGGATATtggaggattttttttatcGTATTTATTAATGTGTATTTCACAAATGGCATTTATAGTCTGTATCGAATATTTACCAATGTCTTGTACCTTTGACGGTGTTAACCATAGTGTCACGAGGACAGGaatatgcataaaaataatatgCAGATGAGGTTATGCATAGTAAAACTAGGCGTTGTAAGCTCCATATATGGTGATTTCAGGGAGGAGACAGGGTGGAGATGCACGTACGCACAATCTTCCGCTGACTGTGATTTATAAAGGGATTTGTGCGCAGGTTCTGGCGTGCACAtggttttataaatctgaaaacttttGTGTGTACACAGAATCGTACAGTTTTAGGATGAAATCTATGgaaagttttataaatgaggcccctgatcTTCTGCAGTTAGACTCACTGTTTTGGACGATGTCCTGCATCTTCTTCCAGACTCTGAACGGCAGGTTGCCCAAGTAACGTGGCACATTAATCAAAGCTCCAGAAGCCATCTGTGGATCCGGCTGTGAGCTCTTGACTCTGGAAGAACATTCAGGAGTCAGAACTGCAGTGGCTTTGGATCAGAACCAGAGAGACCAGAGACAGGAGCAGATCACTCACCTTTCCATTGAGACTGGAAACttctgcagaacaaacacaccatttatcatcaagaactcaatcaatcaatcaatgatCTGAAATCAGACCTTCAGAAAGCAGACGTCATTGTCTTTCATCATCTCCTCCATGTCTTtgattgtgtgtgaaagagctgagatgtgtctgttcatctcctccagcttctccttcatcatctgcttcttctgctcctcttcctccctcagtgcagtgattgtagcttcttcttcatctctgagaaactgatgaagCTTGTCAAACTGCTGTTTAATCTGACGCTCTGTGTGCTCAGCTTGAGACTGAAATCAAAACACATTCACCTTCGGTCATCTCAATTGTCTTATTCTGGAGACATCTCATCACGCTGCCTGTGGTCGGCCAAACTGTCAGTTGACATCAAAATGCGGAAGGTGATTACTAGCCATAAAACGTAGTAATAATCTGCGTTCTCATGTATGTACCCCCGAGTAGAACGTAAGTAGTTGTGCAAGTAAGTTGTTCTAATGAAATTTGTCAAAAGAATCAGTCCTTACCTTGATGTGATGAACTGTTTTTTCAAACACTCCTTTAACTTTTTCTTTGTGTATAAGTTTCTCTTGTAAGGATTTAAGCAGTGTATTGATCTCCTCCtagaaattaaagtgaaaatcaGATATTTCTGTGAAATGTTCATATATGTAATGCACAATATGTGCAAAATGGTACGGataaatttgtatatatttatgataTACAACTATAAGTTTTTATCCTCAGATATAAATATGTCCTTACCTTATATGATGAAGCCACTTCACTGATGGGTCTGAATTTATGATTGTCGTGTTGTTGTGAAGTAAAGCACACTACACACGCAGGCTGTTTGTCCTCCAGACAGAAGAGTTTGAGTTTCTCACTGTGTAAACTGCAGATCTCCTCAGATGAACGCCTTTCATTTCTCTCCTTCAGGAACGactcacacacattttttaatgcaaGATTACATGGAGGTTCAGCATGTGAGGATATTCTCTTGCAGACAGGACACTCATGAGTTCCCTTGGTTCTCCAGAACTGTTGAAGACACTCTTTACAGACACTGTGACTACATGATAAAATAACAGGATTCTTGAAGATTTCACAGCACATGGGACAAGAAAGTTCTTCTTCAGATAGTGAATACATTGTCAATGTTTGAGCTCCAGCAATCTAAGATTACACTTTCTGAATGATGGTTTCAAAAATTAATCAACATGAGAATCACAAAGATCTTCTGTCTCTTCTTGAAAGTGTTACTTCTCCACTGATTGcagattattttatgattttgtcGACACTAAGAGGCAGAAAGGAGAAATAAGACAGTCACTTCCTGGTAAGTGATgtaagagggtggagcttcTGCATCTTTTTCATCTTGTCTCGTGTTTAACTCTTATTCTGCCTTATTTGATGTTGGATGGTGATTTGAAATATTAACGATTATCTATTATAGGACATCTGATCTTTCAGTACATGGATACATATGACATCTTTATAATATCTTTATAAATCTCTATTTTTGTTCCCAGATTGAAGAGTGATCAACCCTCCAGCTTGCCACATTTCTATAAAGAGCTTCAACCCGTatgcaaagaaaatatatttccttatatatgaatgatcaatatattaaatgatttaacagtatattgaaaatatacagaataatatattgtgttaatatattacaatataaggaATTGCCACTTTTCATTTATTGAAGAATATGACAAcatatttacttttatattcAGCAATACACTTCATAACATATAGATATACATGTGATAAGATATGGTACtatatgtgtataaatatattgaacatatatttactcatgcagtatagacacacacacacacacataaccaGACAGTAACCTTATCTTAATGCCTGAGATATAGTTGAGAGAATTTTGACCTGTTTTATTTGTCAGAAACAGCATCCCAGCGGTCAACAGTTAATTTTCACATTTAGGAGGTAAACAGTTACTTTCCTGGATCGAAGTTCAAATTGATTTGTTCTAAACAAGTTTGTAGGCATCAGATTGTAACATATGCAGGTTTTAGGAAGCCTCTGTTGGTCATAGCAATGTTCAGCAAACTGCTAAAACTTCAACTGTTGCATGTTCCTCAGTTTCAACTTCGTCTCAAGTAGATGTTTTAGAGGACCAAATGAATCCCCAGCATTAATCTACTTGTTCCAATTCTTCCTATGAGAACAATCATTCAGGGCTTACTAAAGATTCAACTGAAGAATCATAGGAGATTTAGAGTTCTGACCTTCTCTCCATGCATTCATCAACACCTCCCCATCCCCCTCCCTCCTCCACGATCTGTGTAGAGGATGTGTTTCGGGTCTTCCGGAAACAGCTGGCCCGTATCCTCACACAAATCTTCAACAGATCACTAGAGCTATGAGAAGTCCCTTCCTGCTTCAAATGCTCCACCATCATCCCCATCTCCAATAAACCCAAAATCACAGGACTGAAAGACCTGTTGCTTTGACGTCTGTGGTCAAGAAGTCATTTGAGAGACTGGCGTTGGCCCACCTGAAGGACATCACTGGACCCTTGTCATTCTGTCTCTGCCATGGACGCTTCTGTCACCAAGACAAATTCTTCATAAGtgtaaatatacaataaaactcattctgattctgatataGATAATGAGTGATCAGTGATGTAAACAGAGTTCAATTCTGCAGGAAAGcagctttaaaaagaaaacagtgtcattgttcagctaaGGTCAGTTCattgttgattcagttctgttgtaaatATCATCAATTTTGAAATGAGTTCAATATAAAACAGCTCTACAGAAAACATGTCATCCAGCtaagttcagttctcatccaatattTTCAAATCAatgacactttttaaaaaaataaataaataaataaatccatccTCCAGCCGAGAAACATTAGGATGGAGAGCAAATCCTTTTTTAGCTGAAATGTTTCGTATTATTGTTGACTGTCATGTTTGTAATGTATCCACTGACGTTTTGAGTCAGTTGCTCAATTTTACCTCTAGATGTCAGTAAAGCCACACTGTCTCACTGCTCACCCAAGCAAGTTGAGAATTagtttgaacaaaaaaaaaaaaaaaaaaaacccaaaaacaaatattcaggGTTCCCACTCATTCCGACCAAGTAATGTTTCTAAAAGCAATATGAGAGTGTGAGTGGTATTGCAGTGCTGGATATCAGTCATGTGATCATCACGGTCCAATTACAGCCACCGTACTGATGTTCAGATCAAGAGCACTCTTATGCCAAGTTCGCACTGCATGATTTTCAAAGTCATCAGATCACTGttcttttcacactgcacaaCTAAATGGCATAGCATTCAGTCGCTGATGTGTGCACACTGCACGATGGATCGCGACAGGGGGTTTCAACAGGAAGAATTCCTTTACAATATGAAGAATTGCTGACAACTCTGTCTGGTCTGCAAACTACGTTTCACAACCAAACCAAACACACGCGATAAGTGATaaggaaataattaaaaattatagccAATCCAAATCCAGATCCAAATTTGCAGTGAAAGGGATTTTGCAAAAATCTGTTGGCGTGTGAATTCAGCATTACTCATGTGATATGGATTAAATATTggaaaaatgataaaagaagGATTAAAACATTTACTGACTATTCAAATGTAAGATCCTAAGAGTGAAAATAGTGTAACAACAAAAGAATGgaaagagtgtgtgagtgaaggtggttgtgaatgtgtgtagatGTGTGTTAGTTACAGGATCAGAGAACGACACCGTTCCTCTGTCATAGTCCAGATACACTCTCACACAATCAAGCTGCTGAAAAACACGAAAGCCAGTCCGTTCAGACAGGCTGTACCGATCAAACCACACGCTCCAGACATCAGTGTTATAGAAATCACGTCCCTTCCTCTGGTTTGATGCTGTAGTTACTCCAAGACTCCAGTCTGAACTCTCTTTAACTTCCACATCCCAGCAGTGTGTTCCTGAGTTAAACCCCTCTGAACCCAGAACACAGGGATCCCAGTCGAATCTCTCTGGATTATCAGGAACAGGTTGGTTGTTCCAGTTCAATTTCAAACTTGTCAGATCATCAGACAGGACAAGATCTGGATGAGCCGTGTTTGGATCCAGAATCACAGGAGCTGATGAGACACAATCAACAGATGCTCTTATTTTGTTGTTCATATAATGATCAAATGATAAATAAACTGTTCAcagattattataaatgatgaCACTCAtcctgttgatcaaacacatAAGACATTTTTCTCTGATCATGGTCAATGGCTTCATTTACATGCATACAAATAATCCGTTTGTAATCATATTGATGGTCAATTGGACTGAAATGCCTTCATGTAGACACCTCAAATCAATCTGAATGAAATTTTGAATGCTTGAAAGGGCTGGTGTAGACCTGAAATAATCTgatacactggaaaaaaaaatagcatgtaAACACTTGAAAATTACTTTTTGCTATCAGATTCAAAAATACCCTGTGTACATGCAATGCGTATGTTTACATATGTTTACATCTTATGAACGTGTGTACATCTTcttacaaactgttttttttcttaattaattagtttactgacttgaaaatcttttttatttaacctTTTTGTGCATAGAGATCACTACAATGGACAGCTAtttcaaaaagcattttcttgCATATGACTCctgcaggtaaaaaaaaaaaaaaatgtagcatcAAGCAATATCTAATGAGTCATATCACAGTTAAATTTCCCaagtatttattttagattGGGAGAAAATTCCACTATAGTGGACATTGTGCATCAATAGCTATATTTCAGTTACAATTCATACAATTCACATTGCAGCAtgtaatcaaaaagtaatttgagtacataatgcatgttgcttgtaatgcattactttactcgtaacattaaaaagtaatctgattacgttatccatgttacttgtaatgcgttactttattCCTTACATCAataaagtaatctgattacgttatccatgttacttgtaatgcgttactttattccatacatcaaaaaagtaatctgattacgttatccatgttacttgtaatgtgttactttattccatacatcaaaaaagtaatccgattacgttatccatgttacttgtaatgtgttactttattccatacatcaaaaaagtaatccgattacgttatccatgttacttgtaatgtgttactttattccttacatcaaaaaagtaatctgattacgttatccatgttacttgtaatgcgttactttattccatacatcaaaaaagtaatccgattacgttatccatgttacttgtaatgtgttactttattccttacatcaaaaaagtaatctgattacgttatccatgttacttgtaatgtgttactttattccttacatcaaaaaagtaatctgattacgttatccatgttacttgtaatgcgttactttattccatacatcaaaaaagtaatccgattacgttatccatgttacttgtaatgtgttactttattccttacatcaaaaaagtaatctgattacgttatccatgttacttgtaatgcgttactttattccatacatcaaaaaagtaatctgattacattatccatgttacttgtaatgcattactttactccattcatcaaaaagtaatctgattacattatgtatgttacttgtaatccgttacccccaacactgctcatttCAGATGAGATTGAAAAAACCTGAGGTTTTCTCAGAGCTATGGTAGAAATGTGTCCATCTTGAACATAATGAGAATTATCAGCTAATAAAGGTAAATCGCCATACTCTGGTACACTGGAGGGAGCATCTGAGTAGGGTTTCCACAGTTTTTCCTTGACAGGTTGTAGAGATCTCTGATATCAGAACATGAGGATGTGATTCCATCAAAAATACCCGAAGTTCAACTTGTATGAATTTCAATTGCGTTTTCAATATTtagcatttatattttacataattttacaatagtttgtcaaatacacacaattttACTGTGTTATTACAGTAATCAATACTTTAATACACTATCTTTTCAGTTTAAACCATAAATGCATGCGGTCCACTCAAATCATCTGGAAATCtctttgaaaaatatgtttttaaaaaattacatttcaaagcttgtttttcatgcccaaagagcaataaaaacacatagGGAAAAAGTGTTAACCCATAACCCTCATAACCCTTCATAACCAGTGAGTTTTTCTAACCCTCAAGATTTATTGTTTTCCcagtgtttcccacaggattATATGAGACTGTGGTGGGTGGATAACCTCTAGGGTTATCCGTGGGCATGACACTGACGTTAAACGGTGTCGCTGTCAGCCAGTTTACGTCACTTCTGAGTTCCTACTGGCGGTGAAAATCAAAGTTCCTTTGATGCGAACGCAACCATGAAAATGTCGCTAGGAGAAATGTAGTTCTTAGGGGACCACCCTGATGGCTAATTCCTATAACTGCATTCCTATAACAATGCTGAGCGAAAGCCCCTCATCTTTCAGTTTGTGTCATAAAGAACTTTTAACTCTCCACCCATCTGTATGTGTAACAGCACAGATCTTCTGCAGTTAGACTCACTGTTTTGGGCGATGTCCTGCATCTTCTTCCAGACTCTGAACGGCAGGTTGCCCAAGTAACGTGGCACATTAATCAAAGCTCCAGAAGCCATCTGTGGATCCGGCTGTGAGCTCTGGACTCTGGAAGAACATTCAGGAGTCAGAACTGCAGTGGCTTTGGATCAGAACCAGAGAGACCAGAGACAGGAGCAGATCACTCACCTTTCCTTTGAGACTGGAAACTTCTGTAGAACAAACACACCATTTATCATCAAGaactcaatcaatcaatcaatcaatcaatgatCTGAAATCAGACCTTCAGAAAGCAGACGTCATTGTCTTTCATCATCTCCTCCATGTCTTtgattgtgtgtgaaagagctgagatgtgtctgttcatctcctccagcttctccatcatcatctgcttcttctgctcctcttcctccctcagtgcagtgattgtagcttcttcttcatctctgagaaactgatgaagCTTCTCAAACTGCTGTTTAATATGATGCTCTGTGTGCTCAGCTTGAAACTGAAATCAAAACACATTCACCTCAATCATCTAAAACTGATTCTGGATTCTAG contains:
- the LOC127509949 gene encoding zinc-binding protein A33-like isoform X2; protein product: MDSPAKYDYICPVCHEIFNVPVILSCSHSFCKDCLKQFWRTKKTQECPVCRRASKHQPPINLALKNLCESFLKERNERHSSEEICSLHSEKLKLFCLEDKQPACVVCFTSQQHDNHKFRPISEVVSSYKFQAEHTEHHIKQQFEKLHQFLRDEEEATITALREEEEQKKQMMMEKLEEMNRHISALSHTIKDMEEMMKDNDVCFLKKFPVSKERVQSSQPDPQMASGALINVPRYLGNLPFRVWKKMQDIAQNTPVILDPNTAHPDLVLSDDLTSLKLNWNNQPVPDNPERFDWDPCVLGSEGFNSGTHCWDVEVKESSDWSLGVTTASNQRKGRDFYNTDVWSVWFDRYSLSERTGFRVFQQLDCVRVYLDYDRGTVSFSDPVTNTHLHTFTTTFTHTLFPFFCCYTIFTLRILHLNSQ
- the LOC127509949 gene encoding nuclear factor 7, ovary-like isoform X1, with protein sequence MDSPAKYDYICPVCHEIFNVPVILSCSHSFCKDCLKQFWRTKKTQECPVCRRASKHQPPINLALKNLCESFLKERNERHSSEEICSLHSEKLKLFCLEDKQPACVVCFTSQQHDNHKFRPISEVVSSYKEELNTALKSFQEKLQHKENIKREFEKTVHHIMFQAEHTEHHIKQQFEKLHQFLRDEEEATITALREEEEQKKQMMMEKLEEMNRHISALSHTIKDMEEMMKDNDVCFLKKFPVSKERVQSSQPDPQMASGALINVPRYLGNLPFRVWKKMQDIAQNTPVILDPNTAHPDLVLSDDLTSLKLNWNNQPVPDNPERFDWDPCVLGSEGFNSGTHCWDVEVKESSDWSLGVTTASNQRKGRDFYNTDVWSVWFDRYSLSERTGFRVFQQLDCVRVYLDYDRGTVSFSDPVTNTHLHTFTTTFTHTLFPFFCCYTIFTLRILHLNSQ
- the LOC127509949 gene encoding E3 ubiquitin-protein ligase TRIM69-like isoform X3; its protein translation is MINGVFVLQKFPVSKERVQSSQPDPQMASGALINVPRYLGNLPFRVWKKMQDIAQNTPVILDPNTAHPDLVLSDDLTSLKLNWNNQPVPDNPERFDWDPCVLGSEGFNSGTHCWDVEVKESSDWSLGVTTASNQRKGRDFYNTDVWSVWFDRYSLSERTGFRVFQQLDCVRVYLDYDRGTVSFSDPVTNTHLHTFTTTFTHTLFPFFCCYTIFTLRILHLNSQ
- the LOC127509951 gene encoding zinc-binding protein A33-like encodes the protein MYSLSEEELSCPMCCEIFKNPVILSCSHSVCKECLQQFWRTKGTHECPVCKRISSHAEPPCNLALKNVCESFLKERNERRSSEEICSLHSEKLKLFCLEDKQPACVVCFTSQQHDNHKFRPISEVASSYKEEINTLLKSLQEKLIHKEKVKGVFEKTVHHIKSQAEHTERQIKQQFDKLHQFLRDEEEATITALREEEEQKKQMMKEKLEEMNRHISALSHTIKDMEEMMKDNDVCFLKKFPVSMERVKSSQPDPQMASGALINVPRYLGNLPFRVWKKMQDIVQNTPLILDPNTAHPDLVLSDDLTSVRNSRINQLVPDNPERFDWYPCVLGSEGFNSGTHCWDVEVKESFCWILGVTTASNQRKGRRCFNTDVWSVEYEQEGLSEPFGSRIKQKLDRVRVYLDYDRGTVSFSDPVTNTHLHTFTTTFTHTLFPFFSCYPSLRILAFSSQ